Proteins encoded together in one Aminivibrio pyruvatiphilus window:
- the metF gene encoding methylenetetrahydrofolate reductase [NAD(P)H] gives MKDMFIRDILGRTRPAVSFEIFPPKPETPLETIFDTIAALRKLSPDFISVTYGAGGSSRERTGEIASAVQNRWGLTSLAHLTCMGSAPSEIEGVMEKLEQEGVSNILALRGDPRPGEERADSPFRYAADLIRHVRKGHFRDFSIGAAAYPEGHPECASPEEDLRHLREKTDAGADFLITQLFFDNETFFRFMENVRAAGIAVPVLAGIMPVLNTRQIGRIVSLCGASIPPKFARIMSRYEHSPTALAEAGIAYATEQIIDLLSWGAEGIHLYTMNRPDVAERIMGSLSSVRDTLTGN, from the coding sequence ATGAAGGACATGTTTATCCGGGATATCCTCGGGCGGACCCGCCCGGCCGTCTCCTTCGAGATTTTCCCGCCGAAACCGGAGACGCCCCTGGAAACCATCTTCGACACCATCGCCGCCCTCAGGAAACTGTCCCCCGATTTCATCAGCGTCACTTACGGCGCCGGCGGGAGCAGCAGGGAAAGGACCGGCGAGATCGCCTCCGCCGTGCAGAACCGGTGGGGCCTCACCTCCCTGGCGCACCTGACATGCATGGGTTCCGCCCCTTCCGAGATCGAGGGGGTCATGGAAAAACTGGAGCAGGAAGGAGTCAGCAATATCCTCGCCCTCCGGGGCGACCCGAGACCGGGCGAGGAAAGGGCGGACAGCCCCTTCCGCTACGCCGCCGACCTGATCCGGCACGTCAGGAAAGGCCATTTCAGGGACTTTTCCATCGGGGCGGCGGCCTACCCTGAGGGGCACCCGGAATGCGCCTCCCCGGAGGAGGATCTCCGGCACCTCAGGGAGAAAACCGACGCCGGTGCGGATTTCCTCATCACCCAGCTCTTCTTCGACAATGAAACGTTTTTCCGTTTCATGGAGAACGTGCGGGCCGCCGGAATCGCGGTTCCGGTCCTCGCAGGGATCATGCCCGTGCTCAACACCAGGCAGATCGGCAGGATCGTGTCCCTCTGCGGCGCGTCCATACCGCCGAAGTTCGCCAGGATCATGTCCCGGTACGAGCACTCCCCCACCGCCCTGGCCGAGGCGGGCATCGCCTACGCCACGGAGCAGATCATCGACCTGCTCTCCTGGGGGGCGGAAGGAATCCACCTCTACACCATGAACCGGCCTGACGTGGCGGAGAGGATCATGGGCAGCCTGTCCTCCGTAAGGGACACTCTGACGGGGAACTGA
- the dapF gene encoding diaminopimelate epimerase — protein MIPFTKMQGNGNDFIVLDNMSGQYTAEFLSKAAVAFCRRRQSLGADGVLVAETSSDADFTMRLFNADGSEGEMCGNGARCIARYAFEKNIAGRTQRFSTLAGIMEAEVDSPFVDLRMGTVSLNGGWFNRPLTVAGETFPASFLRVGVPHAVLFCEAEPPRERMVQVGRELRHDRNLFPDGANVNFVFGDGEATIRSVTYERGVEDLTDSCGTGSTASAICRLLRNGRPSRPGAVVDVINPGGVNTVTLSFGQDGMTVEASLKGRTVIVAEGFLTEESE, from the coding sequence GTGATTCCATTTACGAAAATGCAGGGCAACGGCAACGATTTCATTGTGCTTGACAACATGTCGGGGCAGTATACGGCGGAATTCCTGTCGAAGGCGGCTGTTGCTTTCTGCAGAAGGCGCCAGTCCCTCGGCGCCGACGGCGTGCTTGTCGCGGAAACCTCTTCGGACGCGGACTTTACCATGCGCCTTTTCAATGCCGACGGCAGCGAAGGGGAAATGTGCGGTAACGGTGCCCGGTGCATCGCCCGGTATGCCTTCGAAAAGAACATCGCCGGAAGAACGCAGCGTTTTTCAACCCTTGCGGGCATTATGGAGGCCGAAGTGGATTCTCCCTTCGTCGATCTCCGGATGGGAACTGTCTCCCTGAACGGAGGGTGGTTCAACCGGCCTCTCACCGTGGCCGGAGAGACGTTTCCGGCCTCTTTTCTCCGGGTGGGCGTTCCCCATGCCGTCCTGTTCTGTGAAGCTGAACCGCCCAGGGAGCGCATGGTCCAGGTGGGAAGGGAGCTTCGCCACGACAGGAACCTCTTCCCCGACGGCGCGAACGTGAATTTCGTCTTCGGGGACGGTGAGGCGACCATACGGTCCGTCACCTATGAGAGAGGAGTGGAGGATCTCACCGATTCATGCGGGACAGGCTCCACCGCGTCAGCAATCTGCCGGCTCCTCCGGAACGGCCGTCCGTCCCGTCCCGGCGCCGTAGTGGACGTGATCAACCCCGGAGGGGTGAACACGGTGACCCTCTCCTTCGGACAGGATGGAATGACTGTGGAAGCATCCCTGAAAGGACGGACCGTCATCGTGGCCGAAGGCTTTCTAACGGAGGAATCAGAATAA
- a CDS encoding homocysteine S-methyltransferase family protein, with protein MNPRELLRYMENGKRILILDGGMGTLLAEKGWNPPALPEEMNLGSPEIVESIHASYRSTGADILETNTFGGSPVKLAARGLGARAKEINARAAALARSAAGSGGLVAGSMGPLGELLAPFGKLTFEEARKAFRFQAEGLAEGGADFFLIETMLDLREAKAAVLAVKDAAPGMAFVVSFTFDRLGRTVTGTPPEVAANWACLAGASGVGANCGVGPEAYIPVVRELASHGGLPVFVYANAGLPGDGDYISPERFAALGQQLAGAGARVVGGCCGTTPEHIAGLTGALADLLPVRSTPARGTPLASRSRLVLAGKGHPFLVVGERINVSRKSPLRDEIARGEWRTLREEARNQTAAGAMVLDVNVGLPTIDQEAAMKAAVAAAEQSSDLPLSIDSDSRSVLESGLCAVTGIPLINSFTARDDSLYPGLALAKLHGAAAAVLPIDGNGLPERAEERIDVIRSILAAADSLGFPRNALIVDGLTLAAGADMNAPAATLEVLSFLRDEGITSMLGVSNISHGMPARALLNRTFLAMAVSSGLDSAILNPLDPWMMETLAASELLSGRDSRGSRFIAGAQGFLSSRPSPGPAADTPRSPEQKEAALLPEGPYRDMGSAILEGDALRAGSLAGHLLDGGASPLSVVNDGVIPALEAVGEKYDRGEFFLPQLISSAEAARSVCDRAMELLAASGGEPRGRILLATVEGDLHDLGKNVVGTILRSHGYLVTDLGKDVPCSVLLEEAEKGRYDVIGLSALMTSTMRTMAAAVSEIRHRLPRVFVLVGGASVSASFADSIGAHGFAPDAVSTVRLVESLLGGQNGKEE; from the coding sequence ATGAACCCCAGGGAACTGCTCCGGTATATGGAAAACGGGAAAAGGATACTCATCCTCGACGGAGGCATGGGAACCCTGCTCGCGGAAAAGGGCTGGAATCCCCCCGCTCTGCCGGAGGAAATGAACCTCGGCAGTCCGGAAATCGTGGAATCCATCCATGCGTCCTACCGGTCCACCGGGGCGGACATTCTCGAAACCAACACCTTCGGCGGCAGCCCCGTCAAGCTCGCGGCACGGGGGCTTGGCGCTCGGGCGAAGGAAATCAACGCACGGGCGGCCGCCCTGGCCCGCTCCGCGGCCGGATCCGGTGGGCTTGTCGCCGGCTCCATGGGGCCCCTGGGGGAACTGCTCGCTCCCTTCGGAAAACTGACCTTCGAAGAAGCCCGGAAGGCCTTCAGGTTCCAGGCGGAAGGCCTGGCCGAAGGAGGGGCGGATTTCTTCCTCATCGAGACCATGCTCGACCTCCGCGAAGCGAAGGCTGCCGTGCTGGCGGTGAAGGATGCCGCTCCCGGCATGGCCTTCGTGGTGAGCTTCACCTTCGACCGCCTGGGGCGCACCGTCACGGGGACTCCCCCCGAGGTGGCAGCCAACTGGGCCTGCCTTGCCGGGGCTTCCGGAGTAGGAGCCAACTGCGGAGTTGGTCCGGAAGCCTATATCCCCGTGGTCCGGGAACTCGCCTCCCATGGGGGGCTGCCCGTGTTCGTTTACGCCAACGCCGGCCTTCCCGGAGACGGGGACTACATTTCCCCGGAGCGCTTCGCCGCCCTGGGACAACAACTGGCCGGGGCCGGGGCCAGAGTGGTCGGAGGATGCTGCGGAACCACGCCGGAGCATATTGCCGGCCTGACGGGGGCCCTTGCAGATCTTCTTCCCGTCCGGAGCACCCCCGCGCGGGGTACTCCCCTGGCGAGCAGGAGCAGGCTCGTCCTCGCCGGGAAGGGACATCCCTTCCTCGTGGTCGGGGAGCGGATCAACGTCTCCCGGAAATCCCCCCTCAGGGACGAAATCGCCAGGGGGGAATGGCGAACGCTCCGGGAGGAAGCACGGAACCAGACCGCAGCCGGAGCGATGGTGCTCGACGTCAACGTGGGTCTTCCAACCATCGACCAGGAAGCGGCCATGAAGGCCGCCGTCGCCGCCGCGGAACAGTCGTCGGACCTTCCTCTCTCCATAGACAGCGACTCCCGTTCGGTGCTCGAATCCGGCCTGTGCGCCGTCACTGGCATCCCCCTGATCAATTCCTTCACGGCCAGGGATGATTCCCTGTACCCGGGGCTTGCCCTGGCGAAACTCCATGGGGCAGCCGCAGCGGTCCTGCCCATTGACGGGAACGGCCTTCCCGAAAGGGCGGAAGAGCGGATCGACGTCATCAGAAGCATTCTCGCCGCGGCGGACTCCCTCGGCTTTCCCCGGAACGCCCTCATCGTGGACGGCCTGACCCTCGCGGCAGGGGCCGACATGAACGCCCCCGCCGCTACGCTGGAGGTGCTCTCCTTTCTTCGGGACGAGGGGATAACCTCCATGCTCGGAGTGAGCAACATCTCCCACGGCATGCCGGCCCGGGCCCTGCTGAACAGGACATTCCTCGCCATGGCAGTCTCGTCCGGCCTCGATTCGGCGATTCTGAACCCCCTGGACCCGTGGATGATGGAGACCCTCGCCGCTTCCGAGCTGCTTTCCGGGAGGGATTCCAGGGGAAGCCGCTTTATCGCAGGCGCCCAGGGCTTTCTCTCTTCCCGCCCGTCCCCGGGGCCGGCGGCGGACACTCCCCGATCACCGGAACAAAAGGAGGCCGCCCTCCTTCCTGAAGGCCCCTACCGGGACATGGGCTCCGCCATTCTCGAAGGAGACGCCCTGCGGGCCGGCAGCCTGGCGGGACACCTTCTCGACGGGGGAGCCTCGCCTCTTTCCGTGGTGAACGATGGGGTCATCCCTGCTCTCGAGGCGGTGGGCGAAAAATACGACCGGGGGGAGTTTTTCCTTCCCCAGCTCATCTCCTCGGCAGAGGCGGCCCGGTCGGTCTGCGACAGGGCCATGGAGCTTCTCGCGGCCTCCGGGGGCGAGCCACGGGGGCGGATACTCCTCGCCACCGTGGAGGGAGACCTGCACGACCTGGGAAAGAACGTGGTGGGCACCATCCTCAGAAGCCACGGCTACCTGGTGACCGACCTCGGGAAGGACGTTCCCTGCTCCGTCCTTCTGGAGGAGGCGGAAAAGGGGCGGTACGACGTCATCGGCCTGTCCGCCCTCATGACGTCCACCATGAGGACCATGGCGGCAGCCGTTTCGGAGATACGGCACCGCCTCCCCCGGGTCTTCGTCCTGGTGGGCGGGGCATCCGTGAGCGCTTCCTTCGCCGATTCCATCGGGGCCCACGGTTTCGCCCCCGATGCGGTGAGCACGGTCCGCCTCGTGGAGTCTCTCCTCGGCGGACAGAACGGAAAGGAGGAATGA
- a CDS encoding ABC transporter ATP-binding protein encodes MTVLRVDSLHVHYGTIHAVQGISFSLEEREIVSIVGSNGAGKSTVMWTLAGVAERSGGTVDLFGKPLPSKPHEVVARGLALVPERRRLFSALTVEENLVMGAYRRKKDEGIAEDLERCFRLFPILKQRLKQRSGTLSGGEQQMLAISRALMGSPRILLLDEPSLGLAPIVVDTLMETILQIRDAGMTVLLVEQNATQALEISDRGYILEAGRFIKSGSGPELAGDPEIIRAYLGG; translated from the coding sequence ATGACCGTACTGCGGGTTGACAGCCTCCACGTCCATTACGGCACCATCCATGCCGTCCAGGGGATCTCCTTCTCCCTCGAGGAGCGGGAGATCGTGTCCATCGTCGGCTCCAACGGGGCCGGAAAATCCACCGTCATGTGGACCCTTGCGGGTGTGGCGGAACGGTCCGGAGGGACCGTGGACCTTTTCGGCAAGCCTCTTCCTTCGAAGCCCCACGAGGTGGTTGCCCGGGGGCTGGCCCTCGTGCCGGAAAGGCGACGTCTCTTCTCTGCCCTCACCGTGGAGGAAAACCTGGTCATGGGGGCGTACCGCAGAAAGAAGGACGAAGGAATTGCCGAGGACCTGGAACGGTGCTTCCGCCTCTTTCCTATCCTGAAGCAGCGTCTGAAGCAGCGTTCCGGCACCCTTTCGGGGGGGGAGCAGCAGATGCTGGCCATCTCCCGGGCCCTCATGGGGAGCCCCAGGATCCTCCTTCTGGACGAGCCTTCCCTCGGCCTGGCACCAATCGTGGTGGACACCCTCATGGAGACCATTCTGCAGATCCGGGATGCGGGGATGACGGTGCTGCTCGTGGAGCAGAACGCCACCCAGGCGCTGGAAATCAGCGACAGGGGGTACATCCTCGAAGCGGGGCGGTTCATCAAGAGCGGCAGCGGTCCGGAACTCGCCGGAGATCCGGAGATCATCAGGGCCTACCTCGGGGGCTGA